Proteins from a single region of Drosophila biarmipes strain raj3 chromosome 3R, RU_DBia_V1.1, whole genome shotgun sequence:
- the LOC108024259 gene encoding sex determination protein fruitless isoform X5: MDQQFCLRWNNHPTNLTGVLTSLLQREALCDVTLACEGETVKAHQTILSACSPYFETIFLQNQHPHPIIYLKDVRYAEMRSLLDFMYKGEVNVGQSSLPMFLKTAESLQVRGLTDNNNLNYRSDCDKLRDSAASSPTGRGPSNYTGGMGGAGGVADAMRDSRDSLRSRCERDLRDELTQRSSSSMSERSSAAAAAAAAAAAVAAAGGNVNAAAVALGLTTPTGGERSPSVGSASAAAAAAAVAAAVAAAANRSASADGCSDRGSERGTLERTDSRDDLLQLDYSNKDNNNSNSSSTGNNNNNNNNNNNNNSSSNNNNNRERHNSRERERERERERERERDRDRELSTTPVDQLSSSKRRRKNSSSNCDNSLSSSHQDRHYPQDSQANFKSSPVPKTGGSTSESEDAGGRHDSPLSMTTSVHLGGGGGNVGAASALSGLGQSLSIKQELMDAQQQQQHREHHVALPPDYLPSAALKMHAEDMSTLLTQHALQAADAREEHNDTKQLQLDQTDNIDGRVKCFNSKHDRHPDREQDRNHREHDDPRGVVDEVVVDRDRDRDMDAEEDQEPEEMEEAPYHAAPPKYRRAVVYAPPHPDEEAASGSASGSDIYVDGGGYNCEYKCKELNMRAIRCSRQQHLMSHYPPHHPHHRALMDCPAEAAYSPPVASNQAYLGSNGSVQQLDLSSYHGHGSHHHHHPHHPPLAMATAPPPSHSQSSPHYPAASGSATGSGSAAGSVSVSISGSASGSATSAPASVATSAVSPQPSSSSTGSTSTSLAAAAAAAANRRDHNIDYSTLFVQLSGTLPTLYRCVSCNKIVSNRWHHANIHRPQSHECPVCGQKFTRRDNMKAHCKIKHADIKDRFFSHYVHM, translated from the exons ATGGACCAGCAATTCTGCTTGCGCTGGAACAATCATCCCACAAATCTGACCGGCGTGCTCACCTCACTGCTGCAGCGGGAGGCGCTATGCGATGTCACGCTCGCCTGCGAGGGCGAAACAGTCAAG GCTCACCAAACCATACTGTCAGCCTGCAGTCCGTATTTCGAGACGATTTTCCTGCAGAACCAGCACCCACATCCCATCATCTACTTGAAAGATGTCAGATACGCAGAGATGCGCTCGCTGCTCGACTTCATGTACAAGGGCGAGGTCAACGTGGGTCAGAGTTCGCTGCCCATGTTTCTCAAAACGGCCGAGAGCCTGCAG GTGCGTGGTCTCACAGATAACAACAATCTGAATTACCGCTCCGACTGCGACAAGCTGCGCGATTCGGCGGCCAGCTCGCCCACCGGCCGTGGCCCGAGCAACTACACCGGCGGCATGGGCGGcgctgggggcgtggccgatGCGATGCGCGACTCCCGCGACTCCCTGCGCTCCCGCTGCGAGCGGGATCTGCGCGACGAGCTGAcgcagcgcagcagcagcagcatgagCGAACGCAGctcggcggcagcagcggcggcggcggcagcagcagcggttGCAGCTGCAGGCGGCAATGTCAATGCGGCCGCCGTCGCCCTGGGCTTGACCACGCCCACCGGCGGCGAACGATCTCCGAGCGTGGGCAGCGCCagtgcagcggcagcggctgcGGCGGTAGCAGCGGCCGTGGCAGCGGCCGCCAATCGAAGTGCCAGCGCCGACGGATGCAGCGATCGGGGAAGCGAGCGCGGCACCCTCGAGCGGACGGATAGTCGCGATGATCTGTTGCAGCTGGATTATAGCAACAAGgataacaacaacagcaacagcagtagtaccggcaacaacaacaacaacaacaataataataacaacaacaatagcagcagcaacaacaacaacaataggGAGCGCCACAACAGCAGAGAGCGCGAACGGGAGCGGGAAAGAGAGCGCGAGCGTGAGCGGGACAGGGACAGGGAGCTGTCCACCACGCCGGTGGATCAGCTGAGTAGTAGTAAGCGCAGACGTAAGAACTCATCATCCAACTGTGATAACTCGCTGTCCTCGAGCCACCAGGACAGGCACTACCCGCAGGACTCTCAG GCCAACTTCAAGTCGAGTCCCGTGCCCAAGACGGGCGGCAGCACATCGGAGTCGGAGGACGCCGGCGGTCGCCACGACTCGCCGCTCTCGATGACCACCAGCGTCCACCTGGGCGGCGGTGGGGGCAATGTGGGCGCGGCCAGTGCCCTCAGCGGCCTGGGCCAGTCCCTGAGCATCAAGCAGGAGCTGATGgacgcccagcagcagcagcagcatcgcGAACACCATGTGGCCCTGCCGCCCGATTACTTGCCG AGTGCCGCCCTGAAGATGCACGCGGAGGACATGTCGACTCTGCTGACGCAGCATGCTTTGCAAGCAGCAGATGCGCGGGAAGAGCACAATGATACCAAACAGCTGCAGCTGGATCAGACGGACAATATCGACG GTCGCGTCAAGTGTTTTAACAGTAAGCACGATCGTCATCCGGATCGGGAACAGGATCGCAATCATCGGGAGCACGACGATCCTCGAGGCGTTGTCGATGAGGTCGTTGTGGATCGCGATCGCGATCGGGACATGGATGCGGAGGAGGACCAAGAGCCGGAGGAGATGGAGGAGGCTCCATATCATGCCGCCCCGCCCAAGTACAGAAGGGCGGTGGTCTATGCCCCTCCGCATCCCGACGAGGAGGCGGCCTCCGGCTCGGCCTCGGGTTCGGATATCTATGTGGATGGCGGTGGCTACAACTGCGAGTACAAGTGCAAGGAGCTCAATATGCGGGCCATACGATGCAGCCGCCAGCAGCATTTGATGTCCCACTATCCGCCGCATCATCCGCACCATCGAGCCCTGATGGATTGCCCCGCCGAGGCGGCCTACTCGCCGCCGGTGGCCAGTAATCAGGCCTACCTGGGCAGCAATGGATCGGTGCAGCAGCTGGATTTGAGCAGCTACCACGGGCATGGCAGccatcaccatcaccaccCCCATCATCCGCCCCTGGCCATGGCAACAGCTCCGCCACCCAGTCACTCGCAAAGCTCGCCGCATTACCCCGCCGCCTCGGGATCGGCAACGGGATCGGGCTCCGCAGCGGGATCCGTATCGGTTTCAATATCAGGATCGGCATCAGGATCAGCCACATCCGCGCCCGCTTCGGTGGCCACATCGGCGGTATCGCCGCAGCCCAGCTCCAGTTCCACTGGATCCACTTCCACCTCCTTGGCAGCGGCTGCCGCGGCGGCGGCCAATCGGCGGGATCACAACATCGACTACTCCACCCTGTTCGTCCAGCTGTCGGGCACCCTGCCCACCCTATACAGATGCGTGAGCTGCAACAAGATCGTCTCGAATCGCTGGCACCACGCCAACATCCATCGACCCCAGAGCCATGAGTGCCCCGTCTGCGGGCAGAAGTTCACGCGAAGGGATAATATGAAGGCCCACTGTAAGATCAAGCATGCGGACATCAAGGATCGATTCTTTAGCCACTATGTACATATGTGA